A single window of Anopheles moucheti chromosome 2, idAnoMoucSN_F20_07, whole genome shotgun sequence DNA harbors:
- the LOC128299330 gene encoding uncharacterized protein LOC128299330 — protein sequence MLTSVNAVMSTTSPTLPSSSSSPLSSPSSSSINNSTAILPMLSPRFTPAHSPAVSSSSAPGSCSLASSTTSPSAPALAAALLLTSPSSSSASRTSAASHSNGYQQQQLLPPPSLPLSSSSSSPILVQSSTVATTGTAAASSLLINHLTNSTKQQLPLPSPPSSSSSLLSGTVAVPKPSAHAAVPDEVIGNKRELNQSPLVVVAATTSPVSTQKKTKLGNSVAIASSPASSNRTDGSDISACPKVISPIVNVVVNDIAAGLANAVAAAVADAVTVATIGRNLIMATGGGGGSARHNHSGRTPAGSTSAASNGTNNNTLNSYSQLRQQLEMGTSAAAVLVAATGPSKGGVVVGHHSAASHQQQHSHLKQYLNAASTGGRRGGGGASGGSMLTATGGAGNQHPGGAAQQQQQQHHHHHHHHHHHVHSQPRRQSTANGSTTSGGTVPAAVASTHAGAVHDNGRNSNARPASNAIDANANHHHHRW from the coding sequence atgttgaCATCCGTAAATGCCGTGATGTCAACAACATCGCCTACAttaccgtcatcatcatcttcaccgTTATCATCTCCAAGctccagcagcatcaacaacagcacggCAATACTACCAATGCTATCCCCGCGTTTCACTCCCGCCCATTCTCCTGCCGTGTCGTCCTCGTCCGCACCCGGCAGTTGTTCGTTGGCATCGTCGACCACCTCACCATCGGCTCCGGCACTGGCGGCCGCACTACTACTGACATCACCTTCGTCGTCGTCCGCTAGCCGTACGTCAGCAGCTTCGCATTCGAATGGctaccaacagcagcagctactaccaccaccatcctTACCCttatcatcatcgtcctcttcgccgaTCTTGGTACAATCTTCAACGGTGGCTACTACAGGTACTGCGGCGGCATCATCACTGTTGATCAATCATCTCACGAACAGCACCAAACAGCAGTTGCCCTTACCATCTCCCCCGTCCTCCAGTTCGTCGTTGCTGTCGGGCACGGTGGCAGTACCGAAACCATCTGCCCACGCAGCAGTACCAGATGAAGTGATCGGCAATAAGAGGGAACTGAATCAGTCACCGCTAGTTGTGGTAGCTGCAACAACGTCCCCGGTAAGCACCCAAAAGAAGACAAAACTCGGCAACAGTGTGGCCATAGCCTCATCGCCAGCTAGCAGCAATCGTACTGATGGTAGTGACATTTCGGCCTGTCCGAAAGTAATATCACCCATCGTGAACGTGGTCGTTAATGACATTGCTGCCGGACTGGCAAACGCTGTGGCGGCTGCTGTGGCAGATGCTGTAACAGTTGCCACGATCGGCAGGAACCTGATTATGGCCactggtggaggtggtggtagTGCCCGTCACAATCATAGCGGACGTACGCCAGCGGGCAGCACAAGTGCTGCCAGCAACGgtaccaacaacaacaccctCAACTCTTACTCACAATTGCGCCAACAGCTCGAAATGGGAACTTCTGCGGCGGCTGTACTCGTGGCTGCCACCGGTCCATCGAAAGGTGGTGTTGTTGTCGGTCATCATTCGGCAGCttcgcaccagcagcagcacagtcACCTGAAGCAATATCTTAATGCTGCATCCACCGGTGGAAGAAGAGGCGGCGGTGGTGCAAGTGGTGGATCAATGCTTACTGCTACTGGAGGTGCCGGTAACCAGCACCCTGGTGGTGcagcgcagcagcagcagcagcaacatcatcatcaccatcaccaccatcatcatcacgtaCATTCGCAACCGAGACGTCAGTCGACGGCCAACGGTTCCACTACTAGCGGCGGTACAGTTCCAGCTGCCGTAGCTTCCACACATGCAGGAGCTGTCCATGATAATGGTCGAAACAGTAATGCACGCCCTGCATCAAACGCAATCGATGCCAACgcaaaccatcaccatcatcgatGGTAG